The following proteins are co-located in the Syngnathus scovelli strain Florida chromosome 5, RoL_Ssco_1.2, whole genome shotgun sequence genome:
- the cdkn2d gene encoding cyclin-dependent kinase 4 inhibitor D — MVHMHGARGLTGAAARGNLAEVRRILEECRLHPDTVNEFGRTALQVMMMGNSKVARLLLERGADPNVQDASGTAPVHDAARTGFVDTLQVLVEHGASVNVVDHCGALPIHLAIHEGHRHAVEFLAPLSDLGRANARGQTAVDVARASQRPDMIRLLFAYIHS, encoded by the exons ATGGTTCACATGCACGGCGCCCGAGGATTAACGGGAGCCGCGGCCAGGGGGAACCTCGCTGAGGTGCGGAGGATCCTGGAGGAATGTAGGCTGCATCCCGATACGGTCAACGAGTTCGGGAGGACAGCGCTCCAG GTGATGATGATGGGCAACTCCAAGGTAGCTCGCCTGCTCCTGGAAAGAGGAGCCGACCCCAACGTGCAGGATGCGAGCGGGACCGCCCCAGTCCACGACGCCGCCCGCACTGGCTTCGTGGACACGCTGCAGGTCCTGGTGGAACACGGCGCCTCAGTGAACGTGGTGGACCACTGCGGTGCCCTGCCCATTCACTTGGCCATCCATGAGGGCCACCGCCACGCCGTGGAGTTCCTGGCCCCGCTCTCTGACCTGGGCCGCGCCAACGCTCGCGGCCAGACGGCTGTGGACGTGGCCCGGGCGTCCCAGCGACCAGACATGATCCGCCTGCTGTTTGCTTACATCCATTCGTAG
- the ap1m2 gene encoding AP-1 complex subunit mu-2, which translates to MSLSAVFVLDLKGKVLICRNYKGDVDMVEIEHFMPLLMQHDEEGLMCPVMSHGNVHFMWIKHSNLYLVAMTNKNSNASLVYSFLYKLVEVFTEYFKELEEESIQDNFVVVYELLDELMDFGFPQTTDSKILQEYITQEGAKLEVAKSKVPTTVTNAVSWRSEGIKYKKNEVFIDVIESINVLVNANGGVMSSDIVGSIKLKTMLSGMPELRLGLNDRVLFALTGRDKGKTVVMEDVKFHQCVRLSRFENDRTISFIPPDGESELMSYRINTHVKPLIWIESVIEKFSHSRVEIMVKAKGQFKKQSVANNVEVRVPVPSDADSPKFKTSTGHAKYVPEKNMVVWTIKSFPGGKEFLMRAHFGLPSVENDELEGKPPITVKFEIPYFTVSGIQVRYMKIIEKSGYQALPWVRYITQSGDYQLRTNI; encoded by the exons ATGTCTCTATCGGCTGTGTTTGTGTTGGACCTCAAGGGGAAG GTGCTGATATGTCGTAACTACAAGGGTGATGTGGACATGGTGGAGATAGAACACTTCATGCCTCTGCTCATGCAACACGACGAGGAAGGTCTTATGTGTCCGGTGATGTCGCACGGCAACGTTCACTTCATGTGGATCAAACACAGTAACCTCTACT TGGTGGCCATGACAAACAAGAACTCTAACGCCTCGCTCGTGTACTCCTTCCTCTATAAACTTGTCGAG GTGTTCACAGAGTATTTTAAAGAACTGGAGGAGGAGAGCATTCAGGACAACTTTGTGGTCGTCTATGAGCTCCTGGATGAGCTGATGGATTTTGGATTTCCTCAGACTACTGACAGCAAGATCCTTCAGGA GTATATTACACAGGAAGGGGCCAAACTCGAGGTGGCCAAGTCAAAAGTGCCGACCACGGTCACCAACGCTGTTTCCTGGAGGTCTGAGGGCATCAAGTACAAGAAGAATGAAGTCTTTATTGATGTCATAGAATCCATTAATGTGTTG GTGAATGCAAATGGCGGTGTGATGAGCAGCGACATCGTGGGCAGCATTAAACTAAAGACCATGCTTTCAGGGATGCCCGAACTACGACTCGGTCTCAACGACAGAGTGCTCTTCGCGCTCACCGGAC GGGACAAGGGCAAGACGGTGGTCATGGAAGATGTGAAGTTCCACCAGTGCGTACGTCTGTCACGCTTCGAGAACGACCGCACCATCTCCTTCATTCCTCCGGATGGGGAGTCTGAGCTTATGTCCTACCGCATCAATACCCAT GTGAAACCACTGATATGGATTGAATCAGTCATCGAGAAGTTCTCTCACAGCAGAGTGGAAATCATGGTGAAG gcaaagggacaatttaaaaaacaatcaGTAGCAAACAATGTGGAGGTGAGGGTTCCCGTCCCCAGTGATGCCGACTCCCCAAAGTTTAAAACCAGCACGGGCCATGCCAAATATGTACCGGAGAAGAACATGGTGGTGTGGACCATCAAATCTTTCCCA GGAGGCAAAGAGTTCCTAATGAGGGCTCACTTTGGTCTACCCAGTGTGGAAAATGATGAGCTTGAGGGCAAACCTCCCATTACTGTCAAATTTGAAATCCCTTACTTCACAGTTTCTGGAATACAG GTGCGGTATATGAAGATCATAGAAAAAAGTGGTTACCAAGCATTGCCGTGGGTCCGGTACATTACGCAAAGTGGAG ATTACCAGCTGAGGACAAATATCTGA